GACGCGGTGGTGACATTGACAATGTTGGGTACGAAGACAATGGCATGCCTCCGTTGGCCTGGGATTCTTGGTCCAATGGTCCGGTTCGTCCGGCTGCTCTACAAGATCTGAACGGGGCCGGTGTTGCAGAAGGCGTCCGGCGGGCCCCCGGCGCCGACGCGGAAGTGCCAGAGGCGGCCCTTGGCGGCGACGAGGTTGTCCTCGCAGAGGTACTCCCACGCGTACCACCTATCCACGGTCCGGTCCACGTCGTGCACCGCCACGTCCACCTGGGGTGCCCcctccccagccgccgccgccgccgcggacgcgcgcgccagcgccgcggcggtgtAGATGGTGCCCATCCGGCCGGGCTCCTCGGGGCCCGCACCGCTGGgcccgtcgacgacgacgacgtcccACCGCGCGTCGAGCACCTCGCGTGGAAGCGAGGTGAGCGCCAGCGGGCATCCGGACTTGCGCACCGCCCCCGTTGGCCGCCGGCACGCCGGGctcccccgcgcgcgccgcagcagcggccacgcctccgccgccgcgtcccggTACCGCGCCCGATGGATGGCCACCGCGGAGTCGGTGCTCCGGGCGCCACTGGCCTTGCGCCCGGAGCCgagcacgcggcgcgcggcggcggcgtcctcggcgcTGTCGGTGACgaaggccgtggcggcggcggccccggagCCGGAGTTGAGCCTGGCGAGCGCGAGGAGCTGCGGGGAGAGGCCGAAGACCAGCAGCCTgcacggcgcgcgcgcggcgacgaggGAGCGGAGCAGCGCGAGCTCCTTGGCGGCGAGCGCGCTCCTGGCCGTCCCGTTGCCGCCGGCGTCCCACGCCGGgctgcggagggaggaggaggcccccGACGAGGAGCTGGTGAGGAGCAGCAGCTTGATGAAGGAGAGCGTGGAGAAGATGACGATGGCGATGGTCAGCAGCTGCTTCGGCGGCAGCATCCTGCttcccccgccgctgccgccgccgatgtGCATCTGGGGACTTCTTGCCCtgctctcctctttttttttatctcctcCACTGTTGGATCCTCTACTGAGTTCTTGATCTGGTGTTCTTCCCCATTGCCTGCCGATTCTTTCTGCTCTCGGATGCCAGATCTCGTGCTCCTCCGCTGGGCTGCCGGGATCTTGTCCTGCGTACTTGGTTGGGGTTGCTCTGCTGTCGGCCGTGCCCTGTCCTCTGCTAGCCTGGGTGTTGACTTCTCTACGGCTGCTGTTAGCTGATGTTTCGGTATCACCTTTTTGAGGCTGTTGAGGTGGTAGCTGCTGACCTGCTGTGTTCAGCTGCTACATCCTTCAGGCCTGCTCGGATCCGgcgtcctaaactttaggacataTTACATCGgttgtttagatactaattagaagtattaaatataatctaattataaaattaattgcacatatggagtctaattcgtgagacgaatctattaagtttaattagtctataactagcaaaatgcccatgcgttgctacggtaaaaGATCGATTGTATTTTTCAAACTAATGACATTTTATACCAACACAAATACTGCCatatcctttttttcctttcggtTCCCGATAACAACTATATCCAGCATTTAACATTTCCTAAGTTTAAGAAGTTTTGTAGTGGCTACTTGTTACCACGCATCAATTCTAACATCCAAGAGCGAAAATATATCACATTCACATTTAAGCAGTACTCCTATCAGCTATATTGTTTGCTTGATATTTTCACCATTATCCAAAGAATGAGATGCTCCAGCCATCTGATCATGCAATTTAAGCAGAAATGTCACCCCCGGTAAGAACTCATAAAGTCGAGCCTCTCTTCAAGGATTCTAGTCCTCTCAGCAGCAgctgttctttctttttccaattCTTGTTGGTGCCTCTCTTCAAGCATTCTTGTCTTCTCTGAAGGTCCAAAGGAGCTCACAATTTCTTTTAGTGAAATATTAGGAGTTACTATGGGTTCACTGAAAAATAAGGAAGAGAGCAGGAACAGTAACCAGCTATAATCCACCAGGTCAAGCAAAAATGCAGACTACGAAcaaaaatggagagaagaaaCAAACAATACCTGAGCTTCTCCAATGGAGCACGACCCAAAAGAACGTCGCACGTCGCGCATTTTGTATCCCCCTTCGTCAACTTGTCATATATGCATTGCCTGCAAACTGAACAAAGCATGCTATTATCGATGACTGAAGAAATGGAAGTCCAGGATGTTTACGGATTGCTAGCACAACAGCTCTATAATTCGTTTCATGACAGCGCTACGCGATGGCATTGAGCAGCTAGGACTGGGTGACAAGACACTCGCGCACAGATCGAGAACCCTCTGCACCCATGCTCAGCTGATCTAATTGCGAGTTGCGACTGATGCGCACCTGACCACTGCCCAGTGGAAAGCCCCTATTACAGTGTCAAAATCGAATGGAATCCAATCGATGGCAGGCGAACTGGAACTGGTCAACAAGGCCATTACCATCCCCGCCCGTCGGCCACGGCCAGGACGCCCACATCTGCAAACTTTTGGGGAACGCCGCCCCCAGAAGAGGAAGTAGAGGAAGTAGCATTTCGATCGAGGATCCCTGATCCCATCAGCttgcgcggaggaggcgggggagcgAGCTTACAGGCATGGAGGCACTCGGAGATGGAGGTGGCGTcgtggaggaggccgccgcaGATTCCGCAGCTGAGGCACGGCGCGACGGCCAAGCGGTGCACCACCACCGcatccgccgcggcgcccgcgcggccgccgcctcagcTCTGCCGCGCGAAGGTGCCGCGAGGTGGCGGTCCTGGCGGCTGGAGAGCGGTGCTGTCGGGGAGCgggtccgccgtcgccggagccgagGCTTGCCGGCTTCCCCGTACCATTGCCGATGCGGGGCGGCACGAGCGCGCTGGCGAGAAGTCGGCCCACCGGCCGAACACGACGCCTCCTTTTTCCCGATCCAGATCCGGCACGGGGCGCGGCTCGGagggcggagggagggggccgcTGGCCGCCCGCTCTGCCGCCCGGCTCCCCTGCTCCGCCACCCGCCCTCGCTCCTTACCGCCCAGCTcccaccgcccctccctgctCTCCACTGCCGCCGCCCTGCTCCCGCCGGATCCAAATCCGGCGCGGGGCATGGCTCGGAGGAAGGGGGAAGCGATTACCGTTTGTTTCAGTTTAACCCTCTCTCTTACTTcttttttccacccgagccaccaatttgttagaatttggaccgcgggttgattccAGGAAAGTTGAGGGGCTTTTTTGAAAAATGACCATGACGGTCGACCGTTCCAAGAAACATCCTcgctttcctctttttttccaCTCGAGCCCCCCTATATTcagaattggactgcgggttgatttcacaaAACGTCAGgggtttttttgcaaaatgaccaatGACGTACGAAAACCCAGGCAGagacgttacttgctttaataatggtaaagatttgacaatgtggtgctacagtgaccatttgctaatgatggattaattaggcttaatagattcgtctcgtaaattagtaTAGAaattctgcagttagttttataattagctcatatttagtcctcctaatttgcgtccgaacatccgatatgatcctATTTTAGTACttatatccaaacacctcctgaTTCTACATCGATTTCCTTTATTTCTAGACGTTTTTGCTTGGATTCCAAGAGAGATATTTCATATTCTCAAGAGAGAGTTTTTATTCACATTTCATCACATATGGCTAAAACGGCCAAGATTTCAATTGATGTTTTTGTTTAGCCGGCCGGTTGGGAGCTACCAAGTTGGTCACGTAactgtggtggcggtggcagcggtTGTTATCCGAATCTAGGTAGGTACAACGGTGTTACAAAGAGTCGTCACGGTCTAAAAATTATCACGTTAAtcgagaaaagaaaaaatatattattaaattttatgaagatctaacgaTCTAAACTAACTCAAATAACTCAAAGAGTCCCTATCAACTATAATTAATAATTAGACAAATTAGGAATGAAAAATAATGGAAGTGCATGTTAGATTGGAAAGTCATTTTCCTCTTGTTACGTTTGGCAGAAATACGACCGTGCACCGTACAGGGGGAAAAAGGTTAAGTCATTTTCGTTAAATTAAGTGAGAGTATAGCATACCTGATGTTAAAGATAGTTAAGGAGATTCTTTGTTTTTAAAGGACTACGGCAGTTAGTCACGCAAGCCTCAACAACATTTTTATTACCACACATGACGGTGCAACTGTGCAAGCCTGCAGTTTTTGCGAGGTAGGAAAGGATGAGACGGACAAATAGCAAGGGCTATGCTATGCTATCCAGaaacttaggggtgtttggattctgaagctaaagtttagttcatgtcacatcgaatattcggagactaattataaggactaaatatgagttaattataaaactaattatacagatggaggctaaacggcgagacaaatctattaaacctaattaattcatcattagcaaatggttactgtagcagcacattgtcaaatcatgaactaattgggcttaatagatccgtctcgccgtttagcctccatctgtgcaatgggttttgtaaatagtctatgtttaatacttctaattaggaatataaacatttgatgtgacagggattaaagtttagcttggcgatccaaacacccccttaacccGCTTTTTGTCTACATTGGAAGCCGCACGGTGCCATCAAAGGAGAGAGGTCATCGGACACGCATTGGATCACGCATTGCCTGGAGCCAAGTTGAGTGTGGTAAAAAAAACCCATAAATTTCTCCCCTTCCAAATGTTCTAGAGAATAACCCTGAGGATTGTCGAGCTTAATCGAGCACTACTGCAGATATAGTCATCCACAATGACCTATCGCCGTCGGCGGTGATATAGCATCAGAGCTGGTTTAAATGGTCCATAACCCTACCTAATTtagaaccggcggtgatgctATCATAGCCGGCTTTTAATAGCACCCGGTGGTGGTACTTCGGACACGAACTCGAAATAAAATTTCAATGCAGTTGAGTCGAGCTCCCTCGAGTCCAACCCACCAACCCCATAGCCCCGACGCCCACCCTCCTCTCTCGGCTCTCTATCTCtccgctccccttctccctccttccctctctctcccatccctagcccccgcccgcccccctctctctcgaCCCTTCTCCACTCCACTTCTCCCTTCgccacccctctcctcccccctccgctcgcccctcacctcgtggctgtggtgaggagcagcggtgggGCGAGGCGTGGGGCGATCAATGGGGCCAAGGGTTGCGGCTCGACGGCGGGGCGAGGCGAGGCGCAGCGGCGCCCTGCTCGTCTAAGAGCTGCGGTGGGGTGAGGGGATCCAGCTGTAGCGGTGGGGTGATGGGATCCAGCTGCGACGGCGGGGCGAGATCCAGTGGCGGTGGCGGTATGTCTactttctctctctctaccgGATCCAGTGGGCAAGTGGGCGGCGGCACGCGCGGGGCTCCAGCAGCGTTGAGCGTAGTGGCGCGGGGATAGGCAGCGGCGGGCACTGCTACCGACGGGGCCGGGGGGAGGGGCGGTGCCAAGCGTGCCGGCAGCCGGCAGGGTGCGTCGCGGCCGGTGGGGCGTGGGGCCAAcatccttttctccttttttttcagaACCGGCGTTGATGGGGTACCCGTCATTGCCGAATTTCAAATGACGGATCCGAAACCAGCAGTGATAGGGGAGTTGGGGGCCGGTGGTGATATACAATTTTGTAGTAGTGGGCGCTACAAATGAAAACAAACTGAGAATAAAATGTGTGTCCGATGACCTCTCTCCTTTGGGGTCACCGTGCGGCTTCCAAGCTATGTTTTTTTATGTAGGCCCAATGATAGAAATTGTAGTGAGATAAAAGCGTTGCGCGGTTCATGCTTGCCGGTTTAACATCGCTTGTGTTTCAATTTGTTACGCAAGCATAAATCGAAAGCATTGTGGAATCGACACTCCCTTGCATAAAAATAAAAGCGTGTGGGAAGCATTGTAGTGAGATAAAAGCGTTCCGCGGTTCATGCTTGCCGGTTTAACATCGCTTGTGCTTCAATTTGTTACGCAAGCATAAATCGAAAGCATTGTGGAATCGACACTCCCTTGCATAAAAATAAAAGCGTGTGGGAAGCTTTGCCGGTGCTTTAATTTTCTGGTAAATTGAATCACAAAAAGGGATCAACACTCCATTGCACAAAAATAAAGGTTTAAAGCCtcagcaacaaaaaaaaaaaagcattgcGATCCCACCACTGGTGGAAAAGTGAgtattagtctcggttggataGCCTTGTATATCACGAAtatccaatcgggactaattttctgagactaaaggcccccctctttagtcctaggtcaCTCATCCGGGAACTCATCTGGGATTAAAGACCCTTTTTAGTCccgtattaccaaccgggactaaagatctttttctttttaccttgaatttttttccatattaatgctaattgttgcttcccTTATATATATAGctatacgtatacatccttagcataCACTACTTACACATATATGTTCGTATTGTACGCATAtcgtatatatattttatgATAGTACATgcataactactatatatacaattcttagtagtttatacacatcaagctagtatttatacaaatactatatatataataatttgtcaccttcattcttaggatcctcccatcgtggtgttgctcgtTCGGTtattgaatgtccatcgtaataaaattctccaataagatttatcacctcgtccaccagaaatcctataAGAGATTCTTAGGTTGccaaaagcctctccttctccaagagttcttctctaatatgCATCATTTGTAATTTTGAAATTTGTaaatgttacaccaacaattaaatataaggagctagaaaaggaTTAATTCTTAATatgtttattttacgtacagttATATCATTTGATATCACCTTGTACCCCAcgaaatggtacatgtgctcacagccgtagtatccacataaattatttcatttttcttgtctcaagcactttagtggaaaaaagttatgaaatattcatgttatagaatgtacaaaatatgcaaacttcatataTACTGGTAACGTTGTACTGAATGtaaatttttctttgaaatcaccacgGTGATGCTTACGGAATCATTTCCATAtgctgcgaattaaaataatgaatcatacagtgttaggtgaaaattaaggaatcaaacttttgcatagagataaaggtcaagaattattacaagttaagcatatcttgaatgtcttggtactcgtcctttggtttcctcaacgaatcaaacacaataacgttactttgatcaatcataattataaggagaattcaatggaaactgcgtacataaatgttcatattagaactaactaacattaattaggcaaggaaaaggaaaacaaaaatagacggtacccatACTTTTTTAAAGTTGTAAggtagtagtatgtattgcttgtaattctgttgctctaagaatttgtatattcggTGCAATGTATCCTTTGGGTGATCCTGAATATGATGTTGGTTAACAAGCattgggtccatgaagccaacgatgaagtacgattctcggtggcacctctgaatttgcatcctacataaaatgaaagacatcTAATAAATACATACTTACAAAACCCAGATGCgtcctgccggaattgcttatatccttcatcctttacggagatcttactgatgatccgccTTATTTCCTTATCCTTTACTTGTGCTGAtcggatttggtcttccagaATTGatcaagggtgatgtggctgagggttccatggggaataatctccaaactgagttttcccatctcgtgacacagagtcttggtgaaagCTGTTActaacaagcagttgcaaacggtcttgcgactaagagcatcggctaccacattggctttgccgggatgatagtgcacttccaaatcatagtcctttatcaactccaaccatcttctctggcgcatattgaggtcggcctgagtaaagatgtacttgaggctcttgtggtcggtgtagatgttgcagtgagtgcccatcagatagtgtctccatatttttaaggcatgaatcactgctgccaactcaagatcatgggtcaggtagctcagctcatgaggtcgtaacgcccgtgaggcataggcaatgactcggctgtcttgcataagaacacacccaagtccagtgccagaggcgtcacagtatgcgtcatacggcctagaggggtcgggttgggccaaaaccggggctgtggtcagcaagtgcttcagggtgtTGAAGGCCTCCTCACACTTGTCGCTCCACACGAATcagacctctttcttcagcagctctatcatcggcttagctatcttggagaagtcgggtatgaaacgccgatagtagcctgccagtccaaggaaacttctgatctggtgcactgaggcaggaggcttccattccatgacttcctgtaccttactggggtcaacggcgataccctccttggagatagtgtgtcc
This genomic window from Setaria viridis chromosome 8, Setaria_viridis_v4.0, whole genome shotgun sequence contains:
- the LOC117866525 gene encoding arabinogalactan O-methyltransferase 2, with protein sequence MHIGGGSGGGSRMLPPKQLLTIAIVIFSTLSFIKLLLLTSSSSGASSSLRSPAWDAGGNGTARSALAAKELALLRSLVAARAPCRLLVFGLSPQLLALARLNSGSGAAAATAFVTDSAEDAAAARRVLGSGRKASGARSTDSAVAIHRARYRDAAAEAWPLLRRARGSPACRRPTGAVRKSGCPLALTSLPREVLDARWDVVVVDGPSGAGPEEPGRMGTIYTAAALARASAAAAAAGEGAPQVDVAVHDVDRTVDRWYAWEYLCEDNLVAAKGRLWHFRVGAGGPPDAFCNTGPVQIL